In Rariglobus hedericola, the following proteins share a genomic window:
- a CDS encoding polyprenyl synthetase family protein, with translation MNSSAAYLRLCDALMENSPALLATDQLLRDTLTLSSGNPGKLIRARLVLAAADAHGLEEGPAERLACAVEYFHIASLLLDDLPCMDDAWTRRGRPCAHKLYGESSAILGALAFINRAYALTGFVFASHPAEIRLQATACLDACLGPAGLVGGQAADLSFAQSDRSAREVAMIAARKTGSLFWLAVYFPALLGAPSQKELHALKALCVYWGLAYQAADDLQDALLNAFESGKTAGRDRALTRPNLAHAIGVPATQARIARLMEQSRRVVERLGATSQRWGYLGGFHREFVEPMVCAVAA, from the coding sequence GTGAACTCGTCCGCCGCTTATCTGCGCCTGTGCGACGCGCTGATGGAAAACAGTCCCGCTCTGCTGGCTACCGATCAACTCCTGCGCGATACGCTGACCCTCTCGTCAGGCAATCCCGGTAAACTCATCCGAGCCCGTCTCGTGCTGGCCGCCGCCGATGCGCACGGCCTCGAAGAAGGCCCCGCCGAACGGCTCGCCTGCGCGGTCGAATATTTTCACATCGCCTCGCTGCTCCTCGACGATCTCCCGTGCATGGATGATGCCTGGACGCGTCGCGGCCGTCCCTGCGCCCATAAACTTTACGGCGAATCCTCCGCCATCCTCGGCGCGCTCGCCTTCATCAACCGCGCATATGCGCTCACCGGCTTCGTGTTTGCCTCGCACCCGGCGGAGATCCGCTTGCAGGCGACGGCGTGCCTCGATGCGTGTCTCGGCCCCGCGGGACTCGTCGGCGGACAAGCTGCCGATTTGAGCTTCGCGCAAAGCGATCGCTCGGCTCGCGAAGTCGCGATGATCGCCGCGCGCAAGACCGGTTCGCTGTTCTGGCTCGCGGTGTATTTCCCGGCGCTGCTCGGGGCGCCCTCGCAGAAGGAGCTTCATGCGCTGAAGGCGCTGTGTGTTTACTGGGGCCTCGCTTATCAGGCGGCCGACGATCTCCAGGATGCGTTGCTCAACGCATTCGAAAGCGGAAAAACCGCCGGTCGCGACCGCGCGCTCACGCGTCCGAATCTCGCCCACGCTATCGGCGTGCCGGCAACGCAGGCGCGCATCGCACGGCTAATGGAACAGTCGCGCCGCGTGGTGGAACGGCTCGGCGCGACATCGCAACGCTGGGGTTATCTCGGCGGGTTTCATCGTGAATTCGTCGAGCCGATGGTCTGCGCCGTGGCGGCCTGA
- a CDS encoding ABC transporter ATP-binding protein, whose product MSGRGEVIASVREVSKTYDGGRIQVLREVSLEVRAGEMVALWGASGSGKSTLLHLLGGLDKPDTGTMSVCGFDPCVEASRNTLRRHHLGFVFQLHNLIPDLTVEENIRVPALAAGRSREDTAARVRELAAQVGLSHRIGHRVQDLSGGERQRTAICRALMNAPRLLLADEPTGSLDEQTGDAIFALLKELAARENVAVVLATHERRFAEACNRIVRVRDGRLSEI is encoded by the coding sequence ATGAGCGGGCGTGGGGAGGTGATTGCGAGCGTGCGGGAGGTTTCGAAGACCTATGACGGCGGGCGTATTCAAGTGCTGCGTGAAGTCAGCCTTGAGGTGCGGGCCGGTGAAATGGTCGCGCTGTGGGGGGCGTCGGGGTCGGGCAAGAGCACGCTGCTCCATCTGCTCGGTGGTCTCGACAAACCGGATACGGGCACGATGTCCGTGTGCGGCTTCGATCCGTGCGTGGAGGCGAGCCGCAACACGCTGCGCCGCCACCATCTCGGGTTCGTGTTTCAACTGCACAACCTCATCCCCGATCTCACGGTCGAGGAAAACATCCGCGTGCCCGCGCTGGCCGCCGGACGCAGTCGCGAAGATACCGCCGCGCGCGTGCGCGAACTGGCGGCGCAAGTGGGGTTGTCGCACCGCATCGGCCATCGTGTGCAGGATCTCTCGGGCGGCGAGCGCCAGCGCACCGCGATCTGTCGGGCGCTCATGAATGCGCCGCGGTTGTTGCTGGCGGACGAGCCGACGGGATCGCTCGACGAGCAGACGGGCGATGCGATTTTTGCGTTGTTGAAAGAACTCGCCGCGCGCGAAAACGTGGCGGTCGTGCTGGCGACGCACGAGCGACGGTTCGCCGAGGCGTGCAATCGCATCGTGCGCGTGCGCGACGGCCGGTTGTCCGAAATCTGA
- a CDS encoding ABC transporter permease: protein MRFLSLIFTNLRRHRLRALIGVAGIGFGVAAMLAILAIVTGAIGMFERILSTDSHYLVFEKNVSDLFFSSVTTEQVRTIRALPQVEAAHPLLFGIVSAPGNPVVTCFGIEADDPRLVRGEWRAGSRDTFGKTTGEVYLGARSAEFLKAKFGETVAIGRGTFKVGGIFKNENGFEDGGVFLPLPDAQAFFHREGAASVVAVKLRDQAQGAAFKAAVEAANPGVIALENREFSQSYNSFKILNFTAWAVGICAFFLGGLGVANTMLLSVFGRIREIAVLRVCGFSERQVAALIFGEAGAIALGGLVLGFSIGLLMLAVVAHMPQFNGYVQARVEPLVVVGIVVTALITAIAGAIYPARFASRIQPAEALRYE, encoded by the coding sequence ATGCGTTTTCTTTCCCTTATCTTCACCAACCTCCGACGCCACCGGCTGCGCGCGCTGATCGGCGTGGCGGGCATCGGTTTCGGTGTGGCGGCGATGCTGGCGATTCTAGCGATCGTCACGGGTGCGATCGGCATGTTTGAACGCATCCTCTCGACGGACAGTCATTATCTGGTGTTTGAGAAAAATGTGTCGGACCTGTTTTTCAGCTCGGTCACGACGGAGCAGGTGCGCACGATCCGCGCACTGCCTCAAGTCGAGGCGGCGCATCCACTGCTGTTCGGCATCGTGTCCGCGCCGGGAAATCCGGTAGTGACGTGCTTCGGCATCGAGGCCGACGACCCGCGCCTCGTGCGCGGCGAGTGGCGCGCGGGTTCGCGTGACACCTTCGGCAAGACGACCGGTGAAGTTTATCTGGGCGCGCGTTCCGCAGAGTTTCTCAAGGCGAAGTTCGGCGAGACCGTCGCGATCGGCCGGGGCACGTTCAAAGTGGGAGGCATTTTCAAAAACGAAAACGGCTTCGAGGATGGCGGCGTGTTTTTGCCGCTGCCGGATGCGCAGGCATTTTTCCATCGCGAAGGCGCGGCCTCGGTCGTGGCGGTGAAGTTGCGCGATCAAGCCCAAGGTGCGGCGTTCAAGGCGGCGGTGGAAGCGGCGAACCCCGGCGTGATCGCGCTGGAAAACCGCGAGTTCAGCCAGAGTTACAACAGCTTTAAGATCTTGAATTTCACGGCGTGGGCGGTGGGCATCTGCGCGTTCTTCCTGGGTGGGTTGGGCGTGGCGAACACGATGTTGCTCTCGGTGTTCGGGCGCATCCGCGAAATAGCGGTGCTGCGCGTGTGCGGATTTTCGGAGCGGCAGGTGGCCGCGTTGATTTTCGGCGAGGCGGGGGCGATTGCGTTGGGCGGGCTGGTGCTCGGATTTTCAATCGGACTGCTGATGCTCGCGGTGGTGGCGCACATGCCGCAGTTCAACGGCTACGTGCAGGCCCGCGTGGAGCCGCTCGTGGTGGTGGGAATTGTGGTGACGGCCCTGATCACAGCGATCGCCGGAGCGATTTACCCGGCCCGCTTCGCCTCACGCATCCAACCCGCGGAGGCCCTAAGATATGAATAA